One region of Drosophila kikkawai strain 14028-0561.14 chromosome 2R, DkikHiC1v2, whole genome shotgun sequence genomic DNA includes:
- the Pkn gene encoding serine/threonine-protein kinase N isoform X8 — protein sequence MIVPTFQALALVVRQMFAIQLQQQQQQSPSHHQLLHHLDLSPSRAINQLLLCPASPASAAARISLVHITLEPINASRTTSCLIEEVAEPEPQPEIKAVQPAKKELSEACVESIHLETVEKLETEDQKVDQVIPQLGKLYVGSGQQQYAQSSSPIIQEPPTPTIYASAGAPQFPQPTQRQEKPQQPQQQPIYANQYELNVAKAAQAAASSSSGSSNNSQQRRNVARGLQYTGGIEVGRPGKQAPNAGMLSLDNFRLLSVLGRGHFGKVILSQLRTNNQYYAIKALKKGDIIARDEVESLLSEKRIFEVANAMRHPFLVNLYSCFQTDQHVCFVMEYAAGGDLMMHIHTDVFLEPRAVFYAACVVLGLQYLHENKIIYRDLKLDNLLLDTDGYVKIADFGLCKEGMGFGDRTGTFCGTPEFLAPEVLTETSYTRAVDWWGLGVLIFEMLVGESPFPGDDEEEVFDSIVNDEVRYPRFLSLEAIAVMRRLLRKNPERRLGSSERDAEDVKKQAFFRSIVWDDLLLRKVKPPFVPTINHLEDVSNFDEEFTSEKAQLTPPKEPRHLSEDEQVLFQDFSYTAEWC from the exons ATGATTGTGCCAACTTTCCAAGCGCTGGCGCTAGTCGTGAGGCAGATGTTTGCAATAcagctgcagcaacagcagcaacagagtCCCAGTCACCATCAGCTCCTCCATCACCTTGACTTGTCCCCCTCGCGTGCCATCAACCAACTGTTACTGTGTCCCGCCAGTCCTGCATCTGCCGCT GCCCGCATTAGTCTTGTACATATTACCCTCGAACCGATCAATGCCAGCCGGACGACCAGTTGCCTGATCGAGGAGGTGGCGGAGCCGGAACCCCAGCCGGAGATTAAGGCGGTGCAGCCCGCGAAAAAAGAATTATCCGAGGCCTGTGTCGAGAGTATTCACCTCGAGACAGTTGAAAAGTTAGAAACAGAAGACCAAAAAGTGGATCAG GTTATACCGCAGTTGGGAAAACTGTATGTGGGCTCTGGCCAGCAGCAATATGCTCAGTCATCATCGCCCATCATCCAGGAGCCACCCACGCCCACCATATATGCTTCAGCCGGTGCTCCACAATTCCCACAGCCCACGCAAAGGCAGGAGAAGccacagcagccgcagcagcaacccATCTATGCCAATCAGTATGAGCTCAATGTGGCCAAGGCGGCACAAGCtgctgcctcctcctcctccggcagcagcaacaactctCAGCAGCGCAGGAATGTGGCCCGTGGTCTGCAGTATACCGGTGGTATAGAGGTGGGCCGACCTGGTAAGCAGGCACCCAATGCCGGCATGCTATCGCTGGACAACTTCCGCTTGCTGAGCGTCCTGGGACGCGGTCATTTCGGCAAGGTGATCCTTTCGCAGCTGCGCACCAACAACCAGTACTATGCCATCAAGGCGCTCAAGAAGGGCGATATAATAGCCCGCGATGAGGTGGAGTCGCTGCTTAGTGAAAAGCGCATCTTTGAGGTGGCCAATGCCATGCGGCATCCCTTCTTAGTCAACCTGTACTCGTGCTTCCAGACAGAT CAACACGTTTGCTTTGTGATGGAGTACGCTGCTGGCGGGGATTTGATGATGCACATCCACACGGATGTCTTCTTGGAACCCAGAGCTGTTTTCTATGCCGCCTGCGTGGTCTTGGGGCTGCAGTATCTCCATGAAAACAAGATTATATACCGTGACCTGAAGCTAGATAACCTGCTGTTGGACACGGATGGTTATGTAAAGATTGCAGACTTTGGCTTGTGCAAGGAGGGCATGGGCTTTGGCGATCGCACGGGCACCTTCTGCGGCACGCCCGAGTTCCTGGCACCCGAAGTGCTCACGGAAACCTCGTACACCAGGGCAGTGGACTGGTGGGGACTGGGTGTGTTGATCTTTGAGATGCTGGTGGGAGAG TCTCCCTTCCCTGGcgacgatgaggaggaggtATTCGATTCAATTGTCAACGATGAGGTGCGCTATCCGCGTTTCCTCTCACTCGAGGCCATAGCCGTGATGCGCAGG CTGCTGCGCAAGAATCCAGAGCGACGTCTGGGCTCTTCAGAGCGCGATGCTGAGGATGTCAAGAAGCAGGCATTCTTCCGTTCCATTGTCTGGGATGATTTGCTACTAAGAAAGGTCAAGCCTCCGTTTGTGCCCACCATT aACCACCTGGAGGATGTGTCCAACTTTGACGAGGAGTTCACCTCAGAGAAGGCCCAGCTAACGCCGCCCAAGGAGCCGCGCCATCTGTCCGAGGACGAGCAGGTGCTCTTCCAGGACTTTTCATACACGGCCGAATGGTGTTGA
- the Tsen15 gene encoding uncharacterized protein Tsen15, with the protein MLSLKDFKTVSPDLLMATMGFKIYKDLKNDEPDVNLQPKYDEHLNAFYLLKEELTAYVPILHSKPIDFRLIQRLQQRLENTVIFLAIVDNTANILYYQMGKGFCEKTIRNNS; encoded by the exons ATG CTTTCACTCAAAGACTTTAAAACTGTGAGTCCCGATCTTTTGATGGCAACTATGGGTTTTAAAATCTACAAGGACTTGAAAAATG acGAACCTGACGTGAACTTGCAGCCAAAATATGACGaacatttaaatgcattttatttactgaaGGAAGAACTTACAGCCTATGTGCCCATACTTCACAGCAAACCGATTGATTTTCGCTTGATTCAACGCCTGCAACAAAGGCTGGAAAATAC TGTCATATTCCTGGCCATTGTGGACAATACAGCCAACATTTTGTACTACCAAATGGGCAAGGGTTTCTGCGAGAAAACCATAAGGAACAACAGCTAA
- the LOC108077903 gene encoding cytochrome P450 4p1-like isoform X1, protein MFFLILVVAGSLLLHWLYKLNKDYYVMAFFAKRLYTKDGRSAESISPVAPGKTIFGNTLDLYGCDNASVFKLSRDLAKEMGESFVEYDLGTPVYNVIDAEIAENVMNHPNLITKGLFYKFLYPFLRTGLLTSTGKKWHSRRKMLTPTFHFNILNQFQEIFKTESQKFLQQFRGKDEATIVLNDVIPRFTLNSICETAMGVKLDEMAEKGDRYRESFSQIEACFTRRLSNPFLWGDWLFNLLAAKDYAAALNVVHGFSSEIIAKRRLLLKDELENLKEAQSNDDDVFTTKKRFAMLDTLIYAEKDGLIDHIGICEEVDTLMFEGYDTTSIGLIFGLMNMGLYADKQEECYQEIQEHISDDLSNLDIGQLNKLKYLDYFMKETVRLLPSVPVMGREAVQDTELANGLVLPKGSQIALNVFDIHRNVKYWDSPDEFRPERFLPENCQNRHTYAYVPFSAGQRNCIGQKYAMQEMKTLLVVILKEFKILPVTDPKTIIFTAGITLRTQNKIQVKLVRRK, encoded by the exons ATGTTCTTTTTGATCCTAGTAGTGGCTGGGAGCCTGCTGCTGCACTGGCTCTACAAGCTCAACAAGGACTACTATGTCATGGCCTTCTTTGCCAAGAGGCTTTACACAAAGGATGGGCGTTCTGCGGAGAGCATTTCACCCGTAGCCCCGGGTAAAACGATATTCGGCAATACCCTGGACTTGTATGGCTGTGATAATG CTAGCGTATTTAAGCTTTCGCGAGACCTAGCCAAAGAAATGGGCGAAAGCTTCGTTGAATATGACTTGGGTACACCGGTATACAATGTTATTGATGCGGAAATTGCGGAGAATGTTATGAATCATCCGAACCTTATAACCAAAGGACTGTTTTACAAATTTCTATATCCTTTCCTGAGGACTGGCCTTTTGACTTCAACAG GCAAGAAGTGGCATTCCCGAAGGAAGATGCTTACCCCCACGTtccattttaatatattaaatcagttccaggagattttcAA AACGGAGAGTCAGAAGTTCTTACAGCAATTTAGGGGTAAAGATGAGGCCACTATTGTTTTGAATGATGTCATTCCCAGATTTACGCTCAACAGCATTTGCG AGACTGCCATGGGCGTCAAATTAGACGAAATGGCAGAGAAGGGCGATCGTTACCGGGAGAGTTTCAGTCAAATTGAGGCATGCTTCACCAGGAGATTGAGTAACCCCTTTTTGTGGGGAGACTGGCTCTTCAACTTGCTGGCCGCCAAGGATTATGCCGCTGCCTTGAATGTGGTTCATGGCTTTTCTAGTGAAATCATTGCCAAGCGAAGGCTCTTACTGAAGGATGAATTGGAAAATCTTAAAGAAGCTCAGTcgaatgatgatgatgt ATTCACCACCAAGAAACGCTTTGCCATGCTGGACACCTTGATTTATGCTGAGAAGGATGGCCTAATCGATCACATAGGCATTTGCGAGGAGGTGGACACCCTCATGTTTGAGGGCTACGATACCACCTCGATTGGCCTTATTTTTGGTCTGATGAATATGGGTCTGTATGCCGACAAGCAGGAGGAATGCTACCAGGAGATACAGGAGCATATATCAG ATGACTTGAGCAACTTGGACATTGGTCAGctgaacaaattaaaatacttgGATTACTTTATGAAGGAGACCGTCCGTCTGTTACCTTCCGTTCCCGTAATGGGTCGTGAAGCTGTCCAGGACACAGAGCTGGCCAATGGTCTGGTCTTACCCAAGGGCTCTCAGATCGCTTTAAATGTCTTTGACATACATAGGAATGTTAAGTACTGGGATTCTCCTGATGAATTTCGACCAGAGAGATTCCTGCCTGAGAATTGCCAGAATCGTCACACCTACGCCTATGTCCCATTCAGTGCTGGTCAAAGGAATTGCATTG GTCAAAAGTATGCCATGCAGGAAATGAAGACCCTGCTGGTGGTCATCCTCAAAGAGTTTAAGATCCTGCCAGTCACAGATCCGAAGACCATTATCTTTACCGCTGGCATTACTCTGCGCACTCAGAACAAAATTCAAGTGAAGCTCGTGAGAAGAAAGTGA
- the LOC108077903 gene encoding cytochrome P450 4p1-like isoform X2: MFFLILVVAGSLLLHWLYKLNKDYYVMAFFAKRLYTKDGRSAESISPVAPGKTIFGNTLDLYGCDNASVFKLSRDLAKEMGESFVEYDLGTPVYNVIDAEIAENVMNHPNLITKGLFYKFLYPFLRTGLLTSTGKKWHSRRKMLTPTFHFNILNQFQEIFKTESQKFLQQFRGKDEATIVLNDVIPRFTLNSICETAMGVKLDEMAEKGDRYRESFSQIEACFTRRLSNPFLWGDWLFNLLAAKDYAAALNVVHGFSSEIIAKRRLLLKDELENLKEAQSNDDDIHHQETLCHAGHLDLC, from the exons ATGTTCTTTTTGATCCTAGTAGTGGCTGGGAGCCTGCTGCTGCACTGGCTCTACAAGCTCAACAAGGACTACTATGTCATGGCCTTCTTTGCCAAGAGGCTTTACACAAAGGATGGGCGTTCTGCGGAGAGCATTTCACCCGTAGCCCCGGGTAAAACGATATTCGGCAATACCCTGGACTTGTATGGCTGTGATAATG CTAGCGTATTTAAGCTTTCGCGAGACCTAGCCAAAGAAATGGGCGAAAGCTTCGTTGAATATGACTTGGGTACACCGGTATACAATGTTATTGATGCGGAAATTGCGGAGAATGTTATGAATCATCCGAACCTTATAACCAAAGGACTGTTTTACAAATTTCTATATCCTTTCCTGAGGACTGGCCTTTTGACTTCAACAG GCAAGAAGTGGCATTCCCGAAGGAAGATGCTTACCCCCACGTtccattttaatatattaaatcagttccaggagattttcAA AACGGAGAGTCAGAAGTTCTTACAGCAATTTAGGGGTAAAGATGAGGCCACTATTGTTTTGAATGATGTCATTCCCAGATTTACGCTCAACAGCATTTGCG AGACTGCCATGGGCGTCAAATTAGACGAAATGGCAGAGAAGGGCGATCGTTACCGGGAGAGTTTCAGTCAAATTGAGGCATGCTTCACCAGGAGATTGAGTAACCCCTTTTTGTGGGGAGACTGGCTCTTCAACTTGCTGGCCGCCAAGGATTATGCCGCTGCCTTGAATGTGGTTCATGGCTTTTCTAGTGAAATCATTGCCAAGCGAAGGCTCTTACTGAAGGATGAATTGGAAAATCTTAAAGAAGCTCAGTcgaatgatgatgat ATTCACCACCAAGAAACGCTTTGCCATGCTGGACACCTTGATTTATGCTGA